One window of Chryseobacterium indologenes genomic DNA carries:
- a CDS encoding alpha-ketoacid dehydrogenase subunit alpha/beta, producing the protein MENALHEKVSHDILLKAYNHMMLAKAMADIYEENRNVCKYVHSTSRGHEAIQLATAYQLKKEDWVSPYYRDESILLGIGFEPYQLMLQLLAKADDPFSGGRSYYSHPSSRDENKPKIVHQSSATGMQTIPTTGVAQGIKYIQDFNLQEFENNPVVVCSLGDNSVTEGEVSEALQFAALHQLPIIFLVQDNEWGISVTKDEARTCDAYDFVAGFTGLSRMRVDGTDFIESFEAMKKAVDFVRTERKPLVVCAKTVLIGHHTSGVRREFYRDEEDLTKHRAKDPGEILRKHLLETGIDEDLLKQITKKARLEAEEAFEKAKNAEDPKPETVMQHVFAPTPITEEAGTREPANGEKIVMVDAAIHAIQELMWKHPEALLYGQDVGERIGGVFRETVTLGKKFGSKRVFNTAIQEAYIIGSTAGMSAVGLKPIVEVQFADYIYPGINQLITEISKSNYLSGGKFPVSNIIRVPIGAYGGGGPYHSGSVESILANIKGIKIAYPSNAADFKGLLKAAYYDPNPVVMLEHKGLYWSKVPGTEDAKTIEPAEDYVLPFGKGKVIIEADKEETEKGRTLLVVTYGMGVYWAKEAVKNFNGRVEVIDLRTLIPLDEELVFERVKAHGKCIVLTEEQLNNSFAEAFAHRISKNCFKYLDAPVETMGSLDVPAVPINLILEKEMLPNAEKLSSKIEEMLKY; encoded by the coding sequence ATGGAAAATGCACTTCACGAAAAAGTTTCTCATGATATATTACTCAAAGCGTATAATCATATGATGCTGGCCAAGGCAATGGCTGATATTTATGAAGAAAACAGAAACGTATGCAAATACGTTCACAGTACTTCAAGAGGTCACGAAGCCATCCAGCTTGCAACAGCATATCAGTTAAAAAAAGAAGACTGGGTTTCTCCTTACTATAGAGACGAAAGTATTCTTTTAGGAATTGGTTTTGAACCTTATCAGTTAATGCTTCAATTACTGGCTAAAGCTGATGATCCTTTTTCCGGAGGAAGATCTTATTATTCCCATCCTTCAAGCAGGGATGAAAACAAACCTAAGATTGTTCATCAGAGTTCTGCAACCGGAATGCAAACCATCCCTACTACAGGAGTAGCACAGGGAATCAAATACATTCAGGACTTCAATCTGCAGGAATTTGAAAACAATCCTGTTGTGGTCTGCAGCCTGGGAGACAATTCTGTTACAGAAGGTGAAGTGAGTGAGGCTTTACAGTTTGCAGCTTTACATCAGCTTCCTATCATCTTCCTTGTACAGGATAATGAATGGGGAATTTCCGTAACGAAGGACGAAGCAAGAACCTGTGATGCCTATGATTTTGTTGCCGGATTCACCGGATTAAGCAGAATGAGAGTAGACGGAACAGATTTCATAGAAAGTTTCGAAGCGATGAAGAAGGCCGTAGATTTTGTAAGAACAGAAAGAAAACCTTTAGTTGTTTGTGCAAAAACAGTTTTGATCGGCCACCATACTTCCGGAGTAAGAAGAGAATTCTATAGAGACGAAGAAGATTTAACTAAACATAGAGCTAAAGATCCGGGAGAAATCCTTAGAAAACATTTACTGGAAACAGGAATTGACGAAGATCTTTTAAAGCAAATCACGAAAAAGGCACGTCTTGAAGCAGAAGAAGCTTTTGAAAAAGCTAAAAATGCAGAAGATCCAAAGCCTGAAACCGTAATGCAGCACGTTTTTGCACCCACTCCTATTACTGAGGAAGCAGGAACACGTGAGCCAGCCAACGGAGAAAAAATTGTAATGGTGGATGCTGCTATCCATGCTATTCAGGAACTGATGTGGAAACACCCTGAAGCTCTTCTTTACGGGCAGGATGTCGGTGAAAGAATTGGTGGGGTTTTCCGTGAAACGGTTACTTTAGGAAAAAAATTCGGAAGTAAAAGAGTTTTCAATACAGCCATTCAGGAAGCTTATATCATTGGATCTACAGCGGGAATGAGTGCTGTGGGCTTAAAACCAATTGTCGAAGTTCAGTTTGCGGATTATATTTATCCGGGAATCAACCAGCTAATCACGGAGATTTCAAAATCCAATTATTTGAGTGGCGGAAAATTCCCTGTAAGCAACATCATCCGCGTTCCTATCGGGGCATATGGCGGCGGCGGTCCTTACCACAGTGGAAGTGTTGAAAGTATTTTAGCCAATATTAAAGGAATCAAAATAGCATATCCAAGTAATGCAGCAGATTTTAAAGGTCTATTAAAAGCCGCTTATTACGATCCGAACCCGGTGGTAATGCTTGAACATAAAGGATTATACTGGAGTAAAGTTCCGGGAACCGAAGATGCTAAAACGATAGAACCGGCTGAAGATTATGTTCTTCCGTTTGGAAAAGGTAAAGTAATCATCGAAGCTGATAAGGAGGAAACTGAAAAAGGCAGAACCTTATTAGTGGTTACTTATGGAATGGGAGTTTACTGGGCTAAAGAAGCCGTTAAGAATTTCAATGGAAGAGTTGAAGTGATTGACTTAAGAACATTAATTCCTCTGGATGAAGAACTTGTTTTTGAAAGAGTAAAGGCTCACGGAAAATGTATCGTTCTCACTGAAGAACAGCTTAACAACTCTTTTGCAGAAGCTTTTGCCCACCGTATCTCTAAAAACTGCTTCAAATATCTTGATGCACCAGTAGAAACCATGGGATCACTGGATGTTCCAGCTGTCCCAATTAACCTGATACTGGAAAAAGAAATGCTTCCTAATGCTGAAAAGCTCAGCAGTAAGATCGAAGAAATGCTGAAATATTAA
- the dnaE gene encoding DNA polymerase III subunit alpha, whose amino-acid sequence MYLIFDTETTGLPKNFNAPLSDSENWPRMVQIAWQVHDDDGNLVENQDYIIKPEGYDIPFNAARIHGITTKIANEEGRDLEEVLKEFAEVLDRVRVVSGHNVEFDYNIVGAEFYRKNLKDNLQEKPKADTMILGTDFCQLGGGRGGKYKSPKLEELYEKLYGSKFDEAHNAAADVNATARAFFEMIRIGVVPAETLKISEDQLAYFKSLYPDPIKPFNIVIRRQVADFHNKKKQQDFGSVDEIDLGKYFNFDNHSVFSTLMATSSINDLIKKATDDNFPAVGMVDLGNMMGAFKFVSAIEGANADRAKKHKEYLAKKQEAEENGEEFNEAEPVSEPLIPVVGCEFYISDRYEQKQFTKDDPDRRTQVVLLAKDFEGYKNLAKLSSIGFLKGFYFGVPRISRELIAEYKEGLIALTSGILGDIPDAILNTGEQKGEELFKWWKDTFEDDFYVQIQNHKLPEEEHLNDVLLHFADKYNVKILAQNETFYTNKDDSNIQDIVSCIKDGEKLTTPVGKGFGKRRGLATGEYYIKNSDEIKEAFLAYPDAFDAYEEFTAKFKPYTLKRDVLLPKFDIPEEFIHSEDEIDGGKRGEMAYLRHLTYEGAKKRYVDTGITDEIKERLDFELEVVANTGYPGYFLIVQDFCNEARKMGVWVGPGRGSAAGSAVAYCTGITNVDPIKYDLLFERFLNPERVSMPDIDIDFDDEGRDKIIKWVVEKYGKNQVAQIITYSVLGGKSAIKDAGRVLDVPIPDTNNIAKLIPPSPGMNIAKALSKYDKLKPEEQMLVDEMRYVLNSPDDARHDVLASAKKMEGCIRNTGIHACGVIITPEDVSNLVPVTIAAKDADILVSQFDNSVAESAGLLKMDFLGLRTLTIIKDALKLVKARYNIDIDPDLIPLDDAKTYQLFKEGRTVGIFQYESPGMQKYMRELKPTVFADLIAMNALYRPGPIKYIPNFINRKHGIEEIVYDLPETEEYLKETYGITVYQEQVMLLSQKLANFTKGEADTLRKAMGKKQIDVLNKMYPKFIEGGRKNNLNEERLEKIWNDWKAFAEYAFNKSHSTCYAFIAYQTAYLKANYPAEYMASVMSNNINNTDSITMFMEDCKSMGVDVLGPDVNESQYKFSVNEKGQIRFGLGAIKGIGEGPSEGITRERANGRFKNIYDFFERILPSQMNKRVAESLVLAGAFDELDSFHRGQYFDIDMSGRTNLERLIRYGQSFQESKNEMEHSLFADFAEEVQIEQPKLAPCPEWPNMHKLNKEKETIGFYLSAHPLDEFKYQYQFMQGQLSKKSVLEKDEEKVVIDEAPILEKDSTDEVADLIEIVSDDIVAGEEEEIIEEVTKKAEPKGVFHFLNLDEVDAYKEQAFANKQEELFEEKKKDWKTLQKERENGGGGKEYTVAGLITEYVVKDGFRSGEKVAFVTLEDYSGSYSFRLGDRDYMRLKEKLEVQRFVIFKIKFAQVKDGRVFVNVNDVIELQEAFERFAKSISLVMDVMDVRAEDLDFFRTVLDRNKGNQKLKFFIKNLEDDSHIEVQSMKHSVDLNGDLIKEIQLLNKYEFYLN is encoded by the coding sequence ATGTATTTAATTTTTGACACAGAAACAACAGGTTTACCAAAAAATTTCAACGCTCCGCTTTCAGATTCGGAAAACTGGCCAAGAATGGTTCAGATTGCATGGCAGGTACATGATGATGACGGGAATTTGGTTGAAAACCAGGATTATATAATAAAACCTGAAGGGTATGATATTCCCTTCAACGCAGCCCGTATTCACGGAATTACTACAAAAATTGCCAATGAAGAAGGCCGCGACCTTGAAGAAGTTTTAAAAGAATTTGCTGAAGTTTTAGATAGAGTAAGAGTCGTTTCCGGACACAATGTAGAATTCGATTACAATATCGTAGGAGCGGAATTTTACAGAAAAAACCTTAAAGATAATCTGCAGGAAAAACCCAAAGCAGATACCATGATTTTGGGAACCGACTTCTGCCAGTTAGGCGGAGGTAGGGGTGGGAAATACAAGTCTCCAAAACTTGAAGAACTTTATGAAAAGCTTTATGGAAGCAAGTTTGATGAAGCCCATAATGCTGCTGCCGACGTAAATGCTACCGCAAGAGCTTTCTTTGAAATGATAAGAATTGGAGTGGTTCCCGCAGAAACATTAAAGATTTCTGAGGATCAGCTGGCGTATTTCAAGAGCCTTTATCCGGATCCGATAAAGCCTTTCAATATTGTTATCAGAAGGCAGGTTGCAGATTTTCATAATAAGAAAAAGCAGCAGGATTTCGGAAGTGTCGATGAAATTGATCTGGGCAAATATTTCAATTTTGACAATCACAGTGTTTTCTCAACGTTAATGGCGACTTCCAGCATTAATGATTTAATTAAAAAAGCTACGGATGACAATTTCCCTGCCGTTGGAATGGTGGATTTGGGAAATATGATGGGTGCTTTCAAATTTGTTTCGGCAATTGAAGGGGCAAATGCAGACCGTGCAAAAAAGCATAAAGAATATCTGGCGAAAAAGCAGGAAGCAGAGGAAAACGGAGAAGAATTTAATGAGGCTGAACCTGTATCAGAACCTTTAATTCCTGTTGTAGGTTGTGAATTTTATATTTCAGACCGTTACGAACAGAAACAGTTTACCAAAGATGATCCCGACAGAAGAACGCAAGTGGTTTTGCTGGCGAAAGATTTTGAAGGATATAAAAATTTAGCAAAACTTTCAAGTATCGGTTTTTTAAAAGGATTTTATTTTGGAGTTCCAAGGATCAGCAGGGAATTGATTGCTGAGTATAAAGAAGGTTTAATCGCCCTTACTTCCGGAATTCTGGGAGATATTCCGGATGCTATTTTAAATACCGGTGAGCAAAAAGGAGAGGAACTTTTCAAATGGTGGAAAGATACTTTTGAAGATGACTTTTATGTTCAGATTCAAAATCATAAACTGCCTGAAGAAGAGCACTTAAATGATGTTTTACTGCATTTTGCAGATAAATATAATGTTAAAATCTTAGCCCAGAACGAAACTTTTTATACCAATAAAGACGATTCTAATATTCAGGATATTGTAAGCTGTATCAAAGACGGGGAAAAATTGACAACTCCTGTCGGAAAAGGCTTTGGGAAGAGAAGAGGATTGGCTACCGGGGAATATTACATCAAAAATTCTGACGAAATAAAAGAAGCTTTTTTAGCTTATCCAGATGCTTTTGATGCTTATGAAGAATTCACTGCAAAATTTAAACCTTATACCTTAAAAAGGGACGTTTTACTTCCAAAATTCGATATTCCGGAAGAATTTATTCATTCCGAAGATGAGATTGATGGCGGGAAACGTGGTGAAATGGCCTATTTGAGACATTTAACATATGAAGGTGCGAAAAAAAGATATGTAGATACGGGGATCACAGACGAAATTAAAGAACGTCTGGATTTTGAGCTGGAAGTAGTTGCTAATACAGGATATCCAGGTTACTTCCTTATTGTACAGGATTTTTGTAACGAAGCAAGAAAAATGGGGGTTTGGGTTGGTCCGGGCCGTGGTTCTGCTGCAGGTTCTGCTGTAGCGTATTGTACAGGAATTACCAACGTAGATCCTATTAAATATGATTTGCTTTTTGAGAGATTTCTGAATCCGGAGAGGGTTTCCATGCCGGATATTGATATTGACTTTGATGATGAGGGACGTGATAAAATCATCAAATGGGTAGTTGAGAAATACGGTAAAAATCAGGTAGCACAGATTATTACCTATTCTGTTTTAGGAGGAAAATCTGCAATTAAAGATGCGGGAAGAGTATTGGATGTCCCGATTCCTGATACGAATAATATTGCAAAATTAATTCCGCCAAGCCCGGGGATGAACATTGCAAAAGCTTTATCTAAATATGATAAGCTAAAACCGGAAGAACAAATGCTTGTTGATGAAATGAGATATGTTCTGAATAGTCCGGATGATGCCCGTCATGACGTGCTTGCGAGTGCGAAAAAAATGGAAGGCTGTATCAGAAATACCGGTATTCATGCCTGCGGGGTGATTATTACTCCGGAAGATGTAAGTAATCTTGTGCCGGTAACCATCGCTGCAAAGGATGCGGATATTCTTGTTTCGCAGTTTGATAACTCCGTGGCGGAAAGTGCAGGTCTTCTGAAGATGGACTTCCTGGGGTTGAGAACTTTGACGATCATTAAGGATGCATTAAAGCTTGTAAAGGCAAGATATAATATAGATATTGATCCGGATCTTATTCCGCTTGATGATGCCAAAACATATCAGTTGTTTAAAGAAGGACGAACAGTAGGGATTTTCCAGTATGAAAGTCCCGGGATGCAAAAATACATGAGGGAGCTTAAACCAACGGTTTTTGCCGACCTTATTGCCATGAACGCCTTGTACCGTCCGGGTCCTATTAAATATATTCCAAACTTCATTAACAGAAAGCACGGAATTGAAGAGATCGTTTATGACTTACCGGAAACAGAAGAATATTTAAAAGAAACCTACGGGATTACCGTTTATCAGGAGCAGGTAATGCTTTTGTCCCAGAAATTGGCCAATTTTACTAAAGGTGAAGCCGATACTTTGAGAAAAGCGATGGGTAAAAAGCAGATTGATGTCCTTAATAAAATGTACCCGAAATTCATTGAAGGAGGCAGAAAGAACAACCTGAATGAAGAAAGGCTGGAAAAAATCTGGAATGACTGGAAGGCCTTTGCAGAATATGCCTTCAACAAATCTCACTCTACCTGTTATGCATTTATTGCTTACCAGACAGCTTATCTGAAAGCTAATTATCCTGCAGAGTACATGGCGAGCGTAATGAGTAATAACATTAACAATACGGATTCAATTACCATGTTCATGGAGGATTGTAAAAGTATGGGAGTGGATGTACTGGGACCGGATGTAAATGAATCTCAATATAAGTTCTCTGTAAACGAAAAAGGACAGATCCGTTTCGGCCTGGGAGCAATCAAAGGGATTGGGGAAGGTCCGAGTGAAGGAATTACACGGGAAAGAGCGAATGGAAGATTCAAAAATATTTATGATTTCTTTGAAAGAATTCTGCCTTCGCAGATGAATAAAAGGGTAGCGGAAAGTTTGGTTCTTGCGGGAGCTTTTGATGAATTGGATTCTTTCCACAGAGGTCAGTATTTTGATATTGATATGTCTGGAAGAACGAATCTCGAAAGGTTGATCAGATACGGACAAAGCTTCCAGGAAAGTAAAAATGAGATGGAACATTCTCTTTTTGCGGATTTTGCAGAAGAAGTTCAGATTGAGCAGCCGAAATTGGCACCCTGCCCGGAATGGCCAAATATGCATAAGCTTAATAAAGAGAAGGAAACCATCGGATTTTATCTCTCTGCGCATCCTTTGGATGAATTTAAATACCAATATCAGTTTATGCAGGGACAGCTTTCTAAAAAGTCTGTATTGGAAAAAGATGAGGAAAAAGTGGTCATAGATGAAGCGCCAATTCTGGAAAAAGACTCTACTGATGAGGTTGCAGATCTTATAGAAATTGTTTCTGATGACATCGTTGCCGGTGAAGAGGAAGAGATCATAGAAGAAGTTACAAAAAAAGCTGAACCGAAAGGAGTTTTTCATTTTTTGAATCTTGATGAAGTAGACGCTTATAAAGAACAGGCTTTTGCCAATAAACAGGAAGAGCTTTTTGAAGAAAAGAAAAAAGACTGGAAAACCCTGCAAAAAGAAAGAGAAAACGGTGGCGGTGGAAAAGAATATACTGTTGCCGGTCTGATCACAGAATATGTGGTGAAAGATGGTTTCAGAAGTGGTGAAAAAGTAGCTTTTGTTACCCTGGAGGATTATTCGGGATCTTATTCATTCAGATTGGGAGACCGGGATTATATGAGGCTGAAGGAAAAGCTGGAAGTTCAGAGGTTTGTTATTTTCAAAATAAAATTTGCTCAGGTGAAAGATGGAAGAGTCTTCGTAAATGTGAATGATGTGATAGAGCTTCAGGAAGCATTCGAACGATTTGCGAAGAGTATATCTTTGGTTATGGATGTTATGGATGTACGGGCTGAAGATCTTGACTTTTTCAGAACGGTTCTTGATAGAAACAAAGGAAATCAAAAGTTGAAATTCTTTATCAAAAATCTTGAAGATGATTCCCATATTGAAGTACAATCGATGAAACATTCGGTGGATTTGAATGGGGATTTGATTAAAGAAATTCAGCTTCTTAATAAATATGAGTTTTATTTAAACTAA
- a CDS encoding S8 family peptidase: MKKQLLLISTLIVTLTSAQNNEELNRKLERQRIDNNDRFDSYVSKRYGTNKTPEVLKEIEQQRTNLAGFLPDNRPYFFQAHDMDQIKNSNSDFLQGGTITGLTGSFNGEGIKFTIFDGSTSSGVARVFAGHVFFNNLPNRITNKESSTVNYGDHATAVSSFIGAKDYPYTVTFTNGTTRQVNFKGIAPNSTIDAYAFGTSVLDGETTQKTVFQKITTAQPNISNHSYGTNQGWADPQLINNEPSWVWNGAFSSPNTTFDAQGTYHTNDRDYDQIVYNNPFYIIVKSAGNSFGEGPSADTSTYKKYYRDNSGNLVEFTATDVLPPNNCAQGYDCIGIGSLGKNIIVVAAADRITTNDGRYTNSSDVIHSVYSSAGPRDDGGIKPDITAVGTEVASAWTDNNATGGSKITVGDGTSYSAPVVTGIVGLWTQINKQLFSGSLLNAASAKTLMVHSAKEAGNIGPDPQFGWGFIDAKKGAELLVGKSNNSIIFNDETLNSGVANVKTVKASGSEPLKVTISWVDPEFTNFTSQWSNIYNNRGSKLINDLDLKITDTTTNTVYYPWKLDANSPMTPATKGDNTVDNVEQVVIDAPVAGRTYKIEITNKGILKNNTGGNAPQNYSVIVTGFTELLGTKDAASPLNSLAIAPTVTKDFTNILKAPKKSTFNVYDLTGKKLQSGTINNEKETIDLSSYTKGIYIIEVKTDKDVISKKVIKE; encoded by the coding sequence ATGAAGAAACAATTACTTTTAATCAGCACATTGATCGTTACATTGACAAGTGCGCAAAATAATGAAGAATTAAATAGAAAATTAGAGCGTCAAAGAATAGACAACAATGATAGGTTTGATTCTTATGTATCTAAACGATATGGCACTAACAAAACTCCCGAAGTTTTAAAAGAGATTGAGCAGCAAAGAACCAATCTGGCAGGATTTTTACCCGATAACAGACCCTATTTTTTTCAAGCTCATGACATGGACCAGATTAAAAACTCCAATTCTGATTTTTTACAGGGAGGAACTATTACAGGTTTAACAGGGTCCTTTAATGGAGAAGGAATTAAGTTCACCATTTTCGACGGAAGCACCTCATCCGGTGTAGCAAGAGTATTTGCTGGTCACGTTTTCTTTAATAATTTACCCAATAGAATAACGAACAAAGAAAGCAGCACTGTCAACTATGGGGATCACGCAACAGCTGTTTCCAGCTTTATAGGCGCAAAAGATTACCCATACACTGTAACGTTTACAAATGGTACAACAAGACAGGTTAATTTCAAAGGGATTGCACCAAACTCTACTATAGATGCTTATGCTTTTGGAACTTCTGTTCTGGACGGCGAAACTACCCAAAAAACAGTATTTCAAAAAATCACAACAGCTCAACCCAATATTTCCAATCATTCCTATGGAACCAATCAGGGATGGGCAGATCCTCAACTGATTAATAATGAACCTTCATGGGTATGGAATGGAGCATTTTCAAGCCCCAATACTACATTTGATGCTCAGGGAACTTATCATACCAATGACCGTGATTATGATCAGATTGTATACAACAACCCTTTTTACATCATTGTAAAATCTGCCGGAAACTCATTTGGTGAAGGGCCTAGTGCTGATACAAGTACTTATAAAAAGTATTATAGGGATAATTCTGGAAATTTAGTTGAATTCACAGCAACCGATGTTTTACCTCCCAATAATTGCGCTCAAGGGTATGACTGTATAGGAATTGGCTCTCTAGGGAAAAATATTATCGTTGTAGCAGCAGCGGATAGAATTACAACTAATGACGGAAGATATACCAATTCTTCTGACGTTATTCATTCTGTTTATAGTAGTGCAGGACCAAGAGATGATGGAGGTATCAAACCGGATATTACTGCTGTAGGAACAGAAGTTGCCAGTGCATGGACTGATAATAATGCCACAGGAGGAAGTAAGATCACCGTTGGAGATGGGACTTCTTATTCTGCACCTGTAGTAACAGGTATCGTTGGACTTTGGACACAGATTAACAAACAACTGTTTTCCGGAAGCTTATTAAATGCCGCATCAGCAAAAACCTTAATGGTACACTCAGCAAAAGAAGCAGGAAATATTGGCCCTGACCCACAATTTGGCTGGGGATTTATTGATGCAAAAAAAGGAGCTGAACTTCTTGTAGGGAAATCCAACAACAGCATTATCTTTAATGATGAAACATTAAACAGCGGAGTTGCCAATGTAAAAACAGTAAAAGCATCCGGCTCTGAGCCGTTAAAAGTTACGATATCATGGGTAGATCCTGAGTTTACCAACTTTACTAGTCAATGGAGTAATATTTACAATAACAGAGGCTCCAAATTAATCAATGATCTGGATCTGAAAATTACAGATACTACTACAAACACAGTTTATTATCCATGGAAACTGGATGCCAATAGCCCAATGACTCCTGCTACCAAAGGAGATAATACTGTAGATAATGTGGAACAGGTTGTAATTGATGCTCCGGTTGCCGGAAGAACCTATAAAATAGAAATTACCAATAAAGGTATACTGAAAAACAATACAGGAGGTAATGCCCCTCAAAACTATTCTGTCATAGTAACCGGATTTACTGAGTTATTAGGAACTAAGGATGCTGCAAGCCCTCTTAACAGTCTTGCCATTGCTCCTACGGTAACGAAAGATTTTACAAACATTCTAAAAGCTCCTAAAAAATCTACATTCAATGTATATGACCTTACCGGTAAGAAATTACAAAGCGGTACTATTAATAATGAGAAGGAAACAATAGATTTATCTTCTTATACAAAAGGGATATACATCATTGAAGTAAAAACAGACAAAGATGTTATTTCTAAAAAAGTGATCAAGGAATAA